One stretch of Centroberyx gerrardi isolate f3 chromosome 13, fCenGer3.hap1.cur.20231027, whole genome shotgun sequence DNA includes these proteins:
- the LOC139930977 gene encoding transcription factor BTF3 homolog 4-like, translating to MNQEKLAKLQAQVRIGGKGTARRKKKVVHKTATADDKKLQGSLKKLAVNNIAGIEEVNMIKDDGTVIHFNNPKVQASLSANTFAITGHAETKQLTEMLPGILSQLGADSLTSLRKLAEQFPRQSMDLKAVKEENVDEEDDDVPDLVENFDEASKNEAD from the exons ATGAATCAAGAGAAGCTTGCCAAACTTCAGGCGCAAGTCCGGATAGGTGGAAAG GGAACAGCCCGCAGGAAGAAAAAGGTCGTTCACAAGACGGCGACAGCTGATGACAAAAAACTCCAAGGCTCTTTGAAGAAACTGGCAGTGAACAACATCGCGGGAATAGAAGAG GTGAACATGATAAAAGACGACGGGACGGTGATCCACTTCAACAACCCCAAAGTGCaggcctctctgtctgccaacACCTTCGCCATCACCGGCCACGCCGAGACCAAGCAGCTGACGGAGATGCTGCCGGGCATCCTGAGCCAGCTGGGAGCCGACAGCCTCACCAGCCTGCGCAAGCTGGCTGAGCAGTTCCCTCGGCAAT CAATGGATCTGAAGGCAGTCAAGGAGGAAAATGTTGACGAGGAAGACGACGACGTCCCAG ATCTTGTGGAGAACTTTGACGAGGCTTCGAAGAACGAAGCAGACTAA